One window of Paenibacillus sp. JQZ6Y-1 genomic DNA carries:
- the nadE gene encoding ammonia-dependent NAD(+) synthetase, which produces MSLQQDIINDLKVQPTIDPASEIRKRVDFLKGYIEKSGSQGLLIAISGGIDSAVATGLCKQATDELTESTGREYKTVGVFQPYDTQSDIEDSYAVAQAFDLKYKVETNVHKAVDAIEQTVNSVMPQLEQDPLSPQAKGNVKARTRMVVQYAIANSLNLLVVGTDHASEAITGFFTKYGDGAVDITPLSSLNKRQVRELASHLSIPQSILDKAPSAGLWENQTDENELGITYADNSDYLEGKSIAPEAAERLETYYKRTAHKRDPIPGI; this is translated from the coding sequence ATGAGTCTTCAACAGGATATTATTAACGATTTGAAAGTACAACCGACGATTGATCCGGCAAGCGAAATCCGCAAACGGGTGGATTTTCTGAAAGGCTATATTGAGAAATCCGGTTCTCAAGGTCTGCTGATCGCCATTAGCGGCGGGATCGATAGTGCAGTAGCAACGGGTCTGTGCAAACAGGCAACCGATGAGCTGACCGAATCGACCGGACGCGAATACAAAACCGTTGGCGTGTTCCAACCATACGATACCCAATCGGATATTGAGGACAGCTACGCGGTTGCACAGGCATTTGACCTGAAGTACAAAGTCGAAACCAATGTGCACAAAGCAGTGGATGCCATCGAGCAAACCGTTAATAGCGTGATGCCACAGCTGGAACAAGATCCGCTTAGCCCACAAGCGAAAGGGAACGTCAAAGCGAGAACTCGCATGGTTGTTCAATATGCTATCGCCAACTCGCTTAACCTGCTCGTTGTCGGTACAGACCACGCATCCGAAGCGATCACTGGTTTCTTTACCAAATATGGTGACGGCGCAGTCGATATTACGCCGCTCAGCTCGCTCAACAAACGTCAAGTGCGCGAACTGGCTTCGCACCTGAGTATCCCGCAATCCATTCTCGACAAAGCGCCAAGTGCTGGTCTTTGGGAAAACCAAACCGACGAAAACGAACTCGGCATAACCTACGCCGACAACTCTGATTATTTGGAAGGCAAATCCATCGCACCAGAAGCGGCAGAACGTTTGGAAACGTACTACAAACGCACTGCCCACAAACGCGATCCGATTCCGGGTATTTAA
- the acpS gene encoding holo-ACP synthase, producing the protein MIHGIGHDVLEIARVVALLEGKQKQRFLQRILTPAEQTLAEQRGPRLTEFTAGRFAAKEAITKAFGCGIGKIISFTDIEILPNASGKPQVTLSPEAWQRLDLQQDHNTYHIHLSITHQPTLASAFAIVERST; encoded by the coding sequence TTGATTCACGGAATAGGACATGATGTACTGGAGATCGCTAGAGTTGTCGCCTTGCTAGAGGGCAAACAAAAACAACGTTTCCTCCAGCGCATTCTGACGCCCGCCGAACAGACACTGGCTGAACAACGCGGACCCCGACTAACCGAATTTACCGCCGGTCGCTTTGCCGCCAAAGAAGCCATCACCAAAGCCTTCGGCTGCGGCATCGGCAAAATCATAAGCTTTACCGACATCGAAATCCTGCCCAACGCATCCGGCAAACCACAGGTCACCCTGTCCCCCGAAGCGTGGCAGCGACTAGACCTACAACAAGACCATAATACCTACCATATCCACCTAAGCATCACCCACCAACCCACCCTAGCATCCGCATTCGCTATCGTGGAACGATCCACCTAG
- the mutY gene encoding A/G-specific adenine glycosylase, whose amino-acid sequence MMSNITEQHEAKRYFSRELLAWYDEHKRDLPWRRSRNPYHIWISEIMLQQTRVAAVIPYFQRFIERFPTVESLAEAPEEDVLKCWEGLGYYSRARNIQAAAKQVVERHGGIVPNTPEEISALKGIGPYTAGAVLSIAYNVPEPAVDGNVMRVLSRYFCLSDDIAKASTRVKIEKLARELIPTGRASDFNQALMELGAMVCTPKSPHCLTCAVMKHCEGRLNGMEEQLPIKTKAKPPRPEHRLMAVVEGRGEHAGKVLIRQRPATGLLARMWELPHVLASDAKKAGSGSDLTQPAAMERLNHVLKNEGIDVRPDQEWMSAEHTFSHIQWYMRVFHCTEAGQIDVPIDGKDWHGIGVISGDQAASDATSHASEQVEQSTMDIRLSGSTPEVRSAIRQQLASSTTADTLEPLEQAKVAEQPAHYEVVPSTLLGEAFAYDYRWIGPDDMEKYAFPNLFLKILQQHFGIQT is encoded by the coding sequence ATGATGTCCAACATAACAGAACAACACGAAGCCAAACGTTATTTCAGCCGCGAATTGCTGGCATGGTATGACGAGCATAAACGAGACCTGCCGTGGCGACGCAGCCGCAATCCATACCATATCTGGATTTCCGAGATCATGCTGCAGCAGACCCGTGTCGCTGCCGTGATTCCTTATTTCCAGCGCTTTATCGAACGCTTTCCAACCGTTGAATCGCTTGCCGAAGCTCCAGAGGAAGACGTACTAAAATGCTGGGAGGGACTCGGCTATTACTCGCGCGCGCGCAATATTCAAGCAGCAGCGAAGCAGGTGGTCGAGCGTCATGGTGGCATCGTACCAAATACACCGGAAGAGATTTCCGCATTAAAAGGGATCGGTCCCTATACCGCAGGCGCTGTACTCAGCATCGCCTACAATGTACCGGAGCCAGCAGTAGACGGCAACGTGATGCGTGTATTGTCGCGTTATTTTTGCCTGAGCGATGATATTGCCAAAGCCTCTACCCGCGTCAAAATAGAAAAGCTTGCGCGCGAATTGATCCCGACCGGACGTGCTTCCGATTTTAACCAAGCACTGATGGAGCTTGGCGCCATGGTTTGTACACCCAAATCGCCGCATTGTCTGACCTGCGCAGTCATGAAGCACTGTGAGGGACGACTCAACGGTATGGAAGAGCAATTGCCGATCAAAACGAAAGCCAAACCGCCGCGTCCAGAGCATCGCCTCATGGCAGTAGTCGAAGGACGTGGTGAGCATGCAGGGAAAGTATTGATCCGTCAGCGTCCAGCAACAGGTCTGTTAGCACGAATGTGGGAGTTGCCGCATGTACTGGCTTCCGACGCTAAAAAAGCCGGTTCTGGCTCGGATCTGACGCAGCCCGCTGCGATGGAACGGCTGAATCATGTGCTCAAAAACGAAGGCATCGACGTTCGTCCAGACCAGGAATGGATGAGTGCCGAGCATACATTTAGCCATATTCAGTGGTATATGCGTGTGTTCCACTGCACCGAAGCTGGGCAAATCGATGTACCGATTGATGGCAAGGACTGGCACGGCATCGGCGTGATTTCTGGCGATCAGGCGGCATCTGACGCTACTTCACACGCATCCGAGCAAGTAGAACAGAGCACAATGGACATCCGTTTGTCAGGTTCAACGCCAGAAGTGCGCAGCGCAATTCGTCAGCAACTGGCATCCAGCACAACTGCGGATACATTGGAGCCGTTAGAGCAGGCAAAGGTTGCTGAACAGCCTGCCCACTACGAAGTTGTACCGAGTACGCTTTTAGGCGAAGCCTTTGCGTATGATTATCGCTGGATCGGACCCGACGATATGGAAAAGTATGCTTTTCCGAATCTGTTCCTCAAAATTTTGCAGCAGCACTTTGGCATTCAAACATAG